The window taaaattacgtTTCACACTTGActtattttatgtttaatttattatagttagAATGAGGATAAAAACATTGTATTACAAATAAAGAATTTAATTATTCAATCGCTCGCTGTCACTTAAAATGAAGTAGTTCGGTTTAATAATCTTATAATGTTGTGTCCCATAAAAGTATTGTATTTGTTAATATATAAACCCTGGTAAAAATGTCTGAACAATGTTGTTAACCCCTTTTAGCTATGCCACTTAAGTATATTAAATTATGGTACAACTTGCCGCAAATCATTCAATTGTTATATCCATCCAAGCTTTGAGAGCCGTAAGCAGGCGCCgacataaatattcataagTGCATGTGCCCCCCAAAATGGCCTTCTCGTCCTTCTGCCGTTGGCCTTGCTATTGTTCCCGTATCTTGGCTAAGTTTCACGCACACATGAGCACATAAAGGACAGAAATGATCCTGCATCATTATCATCAGTGATGTACAGCACAAACAGGGCGAACAATACACATATTTGCGGAGAAAACACAACCCTGCCGCTGCGCATATTCATAGATAGGACATGTAATTTAAATATGCCGCCATTCCCCATTCATGATTTTCGCGATGCCATCGAAATGCCAACTGTGTGGAGTcatcaaatattttttccacCTGCCGCTAGTTTTTGGCATGTAAATATCGCACATCAAGTGTCTATAGTTACTATTTtctgtaaaataaaaaaaatatatattaaaaatcaaaaagcaAGTTTCCGATGCAGACAGCAGCCATATGATAAATGGATTTTCCGCATCCTCGAACTTTGGTTGTCGCATCCAGCACTTGGGAGCCTTTTGCTTTTGCTCGTTTGCTGCTCTGCTCGTTTTCACTTCTCATTTAAAGTTTCGCGCGAAAAGTTGAACGCGCATATAGAACATATCTTATTCCCATTCAAATATCGAAATCTCTGTATGCACAAGAATATTTTACGTGCCAGGCTCTATTATGTTCCATTTCGGGCATAAATTTCGTGGCATCGTCAAATAGGTGAAGAATAAGAATACTTTACCTAACGACTCCTCGTTGAACATTTGCTATGCtaatactttttaattttttacttaAATAAATGGCAAATGTCGGTTTATCATAATATTGAATGATAGTGTTAAATCAAAAAGGTTATGCAGTATTGTTTTTTGCTTGCGGAAACTAAACAGTAGGATCCCAACAAAATCTTCACAAGAAATATCACAATTTTAAGACATCTCTAAAAATGAACAATTCCCATTCCCGTACAAATATGAAGCTTAagcaaattaaatatttatcgtGAATCGATCAATTAACTGAAATTCCGCAGAAGAACAAATAACAGAGAAATATTTGCATTTCATTGAGTTTTGCgcagtttttaattaatttttaatgctcTGAAATCGACAAAAAACGTTAATCAAACAGaattttgttgaaaaattgaGCTCTGCTTTATGGCAATTGTTTTACTAAGTGAGCCTGGCAAAAGGATTCAGGATGCAGCACGTGTCACTGTGTGGGTGGCAGTTTGAGTGGCTGGGTGTCTGTGGAATAAATTATCCAACAAAGCCTAACACGAGTCTGCCATTAAAATGATTGAGCCGCAAAACCAAAGAATCCACACAAAAACATTCAACCCAATTGCCAAGTAAACGGATTAAATTTCCGATTGACGATGAGCAAAGTGTTAATCAGATTTTCTTTCAATAAAGACTTTTCAATACTCTCATTAGGATTTTATGTCCTTTAGCTATATTACTAAACGTTATTCTGGGTCTTAATTATGTAAGAAATGTTTCGTAAAAAAGTGTATGTGTATGCCTGcaatttcaacaaaaactCAAGGACCTTTGGCAAGTCACGTTGCCTGAAATCCGCCGACACAAGACGAAGCTTCTTGATATATGGTCGTGACATAAGACAACTTTTCGGCAAGATTAGCAGGAAGTTCACAGGTTCGTTGTCCAAATATTTGCGGGAATCCAATGCCAAAGTTTCCTTTTTCTTTGCCTGGAAaggaaaacatatttttgtggcTTAaagcttttttcttttttggatttttggaaATGCACAAAAGCGGAGGTGATGTCAGAATTCAGGTGTGTGCTGTTTACACTTGACCTTAGCTGAACTTTGGCAATCAATGTCACTTGAAACGAAAAACTTGTAGCCAAGgtacatatttttataatttgcaTTTCAACAAGCTCTTATTCTTCAAATGTATCTTAAAATGACAAAaagtttggccaaaaaaatggGTTGAGTGGTCGTACTTGACAGACCACAGAAATGTTTTTAATGAGTGGTTTTATTAGGGATTTCTGCGAATATTTCAAACGAATATAGGTTGTGGTGAACAAGCTGGTTAAGACTCGGAGAACACCCAATTtaatatgaaattaaattttaaatcatttctAGTTTACAAGATTACCCATCCGCCCTGTGTGCAGACGTCAAGCTGGCAGACTAGTATCCATACAGATGGACATCATCATGGTATCATCATCATAATCAGGCCCTCATATCGAGGGCAGACTTGTCCATTATTAGCGCCACCGTCAATGCCAACAACAAAGTGATAAACTGCTCAACAGCCCAGGCATCAGGGAGTCAATTATATAATGAAGCGTCGATGTCGATGTCGATGTAGATGTTGTTGCCTTGACTATATCTATCGCCTGACAAGCTCGTTACAATTTATGCATTGTTTGTATTGCTGGGTTGTTTGGGTGAAAAGTCAAGGGAGCGAATGGACGGAAGGAAGGATGCCTCTCTGTGTGACGCACTAATTTGTGACGTTGTCTGCAGGACGAGGTAGGACGAATTCAAGGGTTAGCCGCCACGGCACTATTGCCCTGCCCTGTTGGTTTTGCTGCCTGTCACAGTGCCTGTCAATGTTTGGACATTTGTCGATGACCATAAAACAGAAGCTTAAATATTAGATCGCTTGTTGAATTTCCCCATGATAGAATGGCACTTGAGGTGTGTTTGAGGGAAAGTGGAATCCACTGACATTTAAATGTTAATATAATTTGATTAAGTAAACTCATTCTAGTGGCTATTCGTCGTAATTCCAATGGTTTATGGGGCAATAAATTTTATGAATagataaattcaaaaataactgCCATTAAACTTCctaacattatttttttacactttttaagTCTTAAATCAATCAAATTTTTCCATTTGTCATGCAAAAAAGTGTtataattgaaatttaatgaaaagcaAATATACGGTagcataaaaaattaaaagtaaaattatCGCAgtgaaaaaatgcaaataatgAAACAGAAAACTTCCACCGCGTAGgtaaataaaatttccgctcCTGGTGCAAACATGAAATTGTTTTATTGGCTGTCCAACGATTGCCCAcagataataataaatatttgcaataaAACTGTGTATGTCAGTCAGTTAACCGATTGAGTTCGCAGTTGCCTGTGGCAGCTCGAAGCCCGCATAAAAACGCCATTCACGGGCCAGGCTTTAAGTTTTCCTGGTGAGTGGTTGCTCATCATCCTGTCTTTTCAGGACTTCGAGTTCCCAGGAAGCCTCAAGAAGGATGCACATGTTTGCATGCAATGGCGGCTGCATGCAAAATTAATAAGGCATAACTTGGTTTATGCCCCTCGACTTCCTGGGACGGAAAAACTGTGCTTGTTCGGGGTGAATTAATTAACAAGAACGGGGAGTGGAAAAGAGGCTTACATCTGCATTCGGGGAATCTTTTTCCCGCCCTTTTCCAAAATATAGACCATGGGGATAATTGGAGGGGTGATGATGAGTTATTATGGATTCGAGAAAAGTTGCTTTCAGTTTCACTTCCCTCCAGCTAATTTGTGTAAATATTGTGGAAGTCGAGGATGTTTCCTTTGTTTTCAGAACTTAAAGACTGAAATATGCCTTAACCAATCGAGTGGGTGTTAAGCTCACAATTTTCTACGTCAAATTACCTTTTTAATACCATGCTTTGGATGCAAATTATTGAACTCATATATTTAATGttcatttattattaaaacttGTAATAGAACCAGATATCCCAAAATGTTCAAGATGGTTCTGTTCCTTTCTAGTATTTAGAAGGGCAGACAAGTGTGACGGGCTTCACTGTAGTATCGGCCAGGACCGCAGGCCTTATCCCTGGAGGTTTCTTCCCTGGTCGGAGGCTGCGCATTGACGGCGCCAAGGACCAGGCCCAAAAGCAGAAGAATAGAGCTTGTTGCGAAGTTCATCTTTTCGATATAGTTGGATGATCGTTTCGGAGGTATAGCCGTCTATTTATACTCGCCTGCTGGCGGAAATGTTCGTAATCGGATTCTCCAATTGATATGGTGATTTAACGGTTGAAATACTAGATTCTAATCACTTATGTAAACTCCATCATTTTCGTTTCACTTTTCACCACTGACCTATTCCGATTGTGCAGCCCACttggcgtatacttgatggTAAATGTGCAGTGTAAACAAGCGAAACGAGCAGTCGACAAACACACATTCCCACTTTTTCCCTTCCGCTCTCAAGTCTTTCTCTGCCATTTAAATTACATTTGTGTTTGAATTTGTATGCCAAGCGAATCGAGAGCTCCAGGCGAGGGCCACATCATCATCGCTATCCATCTGCTCCTAACCCACTGACACACCATACTTTCTTAGCCCACACCTCCCCTTGATTAACTACACATTGAGGGAAATTGATACGCACTTTTTACTTTGCGTTTCCCTTCCCGAAGTGCCTCTTAAATTTGTTTGCTCCTTCAACTTCTGTTGAAATCGCGAAAGAAGTTTGCTCTTGGCAATACATTTTCCTGCCATCATCACGTGTTTATTTTGCTCGGCAATTGCATTTAAAGCCAGATTAGATCAGATGCGAAATATTCGGCCAAAATCGAagctttttaataatttttttatgtttgtcTTAGCTCTTTTTTAAACGATCAGGAaagggaataccatttatgactCTGAACTCTAATCCGCTTCGATTTGGAtcaaaagatttaaaaaaagcaaatacaaATGTGGGCCAATTTTTGATCAAAATCCTGATGGTACCCTTTaggaaaatatcgaaaatggGGTAACAAATTTTTGGtgccaggttttgattgaaaatgaagGTACTCAAAGTTCTGAGATCGGAAAGGTGCAACATTCCTGGATCTGACAAATATTGGCCGAGTTATGCACAATTTTCTATCAAGAAAGTTACAAAATTGGATCAACGTTgtcgatatttttttttggccaaaatctaAACTTTTGACTCACTTTTTAGTGAATATTTTAACTATTTAATAACCGATTTAATAACCAAATAGAAACTACGAATCAAACAACTTTtttccatcgatctgcatcaaaagattgGAAAAACTACACATAAAAAATTTGACcaaatttttggccaaaatcatgatggtaacccttaaaaaatatcgaaaaattggTCAAAATTGTTGTTGCCAGGTTGtgattaaaaatgattatacTCAAAGCTCGGAGATctggaaggtataacatttatGGATCTGGCAGGTATTATCCGAGTTAAACACATTTTTCCATTAGGCAAATGCAAAAATTTGCACAGcgtttattatattaattttttttacacatTTCATCCGATTTCTGAGGGGCAGTTTCCCGAGAATATTTTACAATCTTTTTTCCGTATAGTATTTTTAAAAGCAGCAGCTGGGAATGACTGATTACTTGAGTGAATCTTACTGCTTGGAGCTTACATGGGAATATAATTACCCGCCAAAATGGTTAACGACAAAAGTGGGCCGAAAGGGAGTCATTATGTGAAAGCGGATTGTCTTCCCGACTGCCTTTGGCATCGCCTCCCATTTCCTTTACTTTATGCGTTTTTACAGGATTTGTTGTGTAAAGTAAAACTTAAACTTTAAGTATAACTTTAAGGcctgttgaaaaaaaaacattcaaCTTGAGCGAAAGTTGCCGATGTACTTGTAGAGGCTCCTCCGCTTacaattcaattaattaagCGACAAGagggacagggacagggaAACTTGGGGCAGAGCCTGCGGAAGTTACTTTATTTCGGCACGtgataaattaatttaagcCGGAGCCGAAATGTTACGTCTAATGTTTTTGCATACACATGGCTAGGTGCCATCAGGTGGATCACTCGGGGGCGGATAGTGGGTGCTGGGGCAGTGGCGGCTTGGCTTATCGAAGTGGGCGTGGCAACAACTTAATTACGCTACGCACGGAAGCTAATTGAGTTCGGAGCCAAGCGAAAATAAAACGCCATTTGGCTTGGCATTGAGACCAAGTTTCGCTTTTCGGTTAGCAATTACACGCAATTTTCATGGTCTGGAAACAGTGGTCTGATGggcaataaatattaattgtcccatatgtataaaatataaataaaattttatttttgggtctAAGACACGGATAATATAGTCAggtaaaaaaataactaacaATAGAGTTAAGCTTGAAGCTAAAAGAGTGTCCTAGAAACCACTGTGCTCACTTCCCCCTTTGTATCGCCTTTGAGGACGTGCTCCTTGAGTATTTCATGTTTATGGCCCTAAAACAGTTTCCTAATTGCCTAAATATTTGAATGCTGAGCAAACATTTGGCTAAATcaattttgccaaaagaggggGTGAACCTTAGACTGACCCAGGCCTAGACATTGGCCACGAACTGAACCGAAGCAAGACCCATCTCAAGGTCTCCTTTCATTCGCACTCCACTCCTCTGACAGCTCAATTTACTACTTGACTCCCCTGTTTCCACTTCGAACCCCCACTAATTATAAGTTGGCCGTAATCTGCGTATTAATCTCAGTTTTCGGTGGTGCTAGGAAAACACAAAGCCGGCTTCTTCGGTTCTGGACTCacttttcagttttttctccGTTTTGGCGTAAAACAAATGCCAGCGAATTtgtttggtttatttttgcGTATATTTTGTAGCCGTTCCTTCGCATTAGCTGCTTTTGTCTAATTTAGCACTTGGCACGGAATATTATTAATTGGTCTAGACGAGCTCGAGACAAAAGGCCCAATCCCTACTTGGCCTTATTGAGcaataaaactaaatatttggAGTTCCCAACTTATGATTTTAAGCAGGGATAAAAATAAAGCAGAGTGTCAACAATTAATATACAATTCAAAGATTTATTATAtgttaaagaaatttaaaCTTTGTAGAAATGTAAATTAGTGTGTGCACAAGGCTCGCCAACAACGACACCAAGATGTGTTAATGCAAATCTTTTCACCCACAGTCTAGACCCCAGACGACACATGTGGCAGCGAGGCACAAAGTGATATCAAGCCGCATCAAGTTTATACCTCGATGAGTTCTCGGTTCAAAGACCAGAACCATTGGCCGAGGACTTAATTAGCAAACGAGGCCTTGGGGATGAGGTTACTTTCTGGCAGTCACTGGGTGCCCGACAGAGTTGACTTTCTGCCACTTTAGGATCATTCCTGTCAAGTTCAGGGCTGTGAACCTCGACCGGGTGTTCCAACTGCAGACTGCTCCTTCGCTTCAGTTTGTACTTGACAAGTGCAGTGCCACCCAACTGCTGTCTTACTACTCATTCGAGTACGGCTATATCCTGTCCCCGTTAGTCCTTACTCTCCATCTTGAAACTGTCCATCAACGTCAGCTCGTAAGCCACTTGACTTAAATTTCATTATAATAAAACGAAACATCACGTTTGCAGGAAGGCGGAAAGGTAGATCCTGTTCTTATTTATGTAAGCTTCAGATGATATAAACATGGCGCCTCTTTAGGACTAAGAAAGTGACTTcatcttaaattaaattagatTTTAGTTTCTCTATGATTAGGAATTCAAAATGGTAATCTTTTACATGAAATGAAATtctctttaaaaatgttaaaccATTGCCCTTATTTGTTGGCTGGAATTGTGGCATTCCCAGTTTTCTGGAAACCATTTTCGGTTATCAAAAATGTCCACACAATGGGCCAAAGTGTGCCATTGACATTGTGTGGCAGGCTCTACGTTTGTGCCACATAACCGGTACACCCGAAACTTTTCACCTGCTTTGTAGCGCTGGCACTTGTTTGAAATATCACAGACAATTAAAAAGTTACCATTTGCTTGGTGCCATCAAATTTAATGCTTAATTTTAGTGGACAACTTTTGTGTGTAATTGCTATTGTGCTGCTGGGGTCCTTTTCAGCCTTTTTGCTAATTTATGCAACCCAAAATCACACAGGCAGCCGGCAGTCGGCTATTCAGGTGACATCTAATTGCATTTCGCATTGGGAGAAATGTCCGAAAAAATATCTAAATGGAACGTGCTGCGGGCTGACGCAACCTCTGCCAGCCCTCCACTTTTAATGAGTTGAAGTTGCCGCAATTTTACGGGGCACGTGAAGAGGGCAGGTGGAGGCAGCCACCACCCTGATGCTGCCACCTGGCTGGTGCTAAGTGGCGTGGCGCTGCCACAGAGAGGGAGTGGTGGTGCAAAGTTTACCTGGTGGCAAGCAAAAGCCGCAAATTGGCTCGTGTGGTCGGTTTTGTTAATGTCTCCTGTAGACGTGTGCTCTCAAATTGAATCTTTGATGAAAGGATCCATTTTATGCTGATGTACTTTTGATGGACGAGTGATGTATGCAATGCCAATTTGGTCTAATGTTTGATGCACAAAAGTACTAAGCACTCAGCTTATTTTTGGAATCGAAAAATAAGTACTATGTAGGGACTTCTACCATCTATCATAAGTCCAGGGGAATAAACATCCTTTTTAAACATCCTGTTATAAATCCCACTTTTAACTCTTGACCACAACATAAATCCGCTTTCACTTTTCTGAATTAGTTTCTAAACATTTCAATCTCCAGCAGGCACTCTGCGTTGCTGCATCGGCCACTCGACTATTTATGCTCAATTATTATTCAAAAGTTGCCCCGACAGCTGAAaatgtttaccaaaatattgccTCTACAGATAGTATCCACACCAAGCCCCTCAACTCTACAACTCTCAACAAATCCTACGAATCCATTTAGCAGACATAGCCGAAGGCGAAAAACTAATAAAGCTGCACTAAGTGGATTCGTAAAGTATctggtttttagttttttctctcgtttttttccttatttattatatattttttgtttctgttgattTAATAAAGCCAAAAGCTCATTAGAACCAAAACAGCAAGCGGATTTggattatttataaatttcaattttaatttcgaaatGTTTACTTTGGTTCCAGTGCAGATCCTATTTGGTAAACCCTTTTTCCCTTGACCTGCTGGGCGGACAATGAAACCCAATCCCAGACTCAAATATTTGGTAAAGACTTTCATTCGTTTATTCATACTCCCGAAGCTACCGTAGTATGAAGTATTTGCATTTGATTTCTCCAGTATTATTGATATCATGCCCAGCAATTTACATACAGATTTCGATTCATATTTGTGGGCAACTCATCGAAATTTGATGTATGCGAATTGTGCGTCGTGCCAGGGAGGCAAATCAGAATCCTGTTGAATGCAACATTTGTCAAGCCCAATGAGAATGCATTTATTCAGATGGCCCACAGAAGACATTCCAAACAATCTGGTGAATTGCAGGAGATCAAAGTCATATCCGATAGGGTTTCGGCATCGGAATTAACAATCAATTGGAAAGGTCCCTTTCAAATTTCCAGATATGCTGGGAAAACGATACCACATATGCCAGGAAATAACTCTGGTATCGGAGAGCTGccaataaaatgaaattgtaaTCTGAGAACTACTTAAATAgtacacacaaaaaaataaaatagatttaTCTAATATTTATAACTCCTTTTCAGAATATTACAAATAGATATAAGCCTGATTTTCTGTAATATATCTGCAGTGGAATATACTTTCTAATATTATATCTTTTCAACTAAATACAAATTATTCTCAGTACATGTTTCAATCGGGAGctgaaataattgaaaatatttgcaaattTCATGTCTTTCTTTCCATTTGAATCACATTTGGGGTTGCATCTGCAGATTTACAATCCTTTCAGCTGGCAGCTCTAGAATGTTGCCTTAGCTATACTTTCCGTTACTGAGTCCTTGACTCCTCCGAAGTGCCAGTGGCTCCTTGCGCCCATTCTCTCCTGGCCCTCTTGATTTTCTGGCCGGAGCAATCAAAGGAACCTCCGCTTGCGGCCTTTCGCACCTTGACGCCTCCGTTCGAGGTCTTACCTATTTTCTAATTTTCCTGCTGGCAAATTCAATTAGTTCCGCCTGCTCCAGTCGGCTGGAGTGAATGCGGCCACGCCCCTCTCTACCTTTTGGCTCAATCAATTCCCATTTATTCGAGCAACAATGGTGAAAATGTGAGCAAAGGGCCTTGAGTAGGGACCTCTCATTATTCTGTCAgcttaattattattttgacaCAGCCAGCTGTACATTTAATTACTTGAAATATCTCCATCGAAACGGGTGCTTTTCGAAATCCTTAACCTGGACAACAGAAAGTAAATCTCGGGTGGCGCCCCATCGAGCTTAAAGTTACACTTTTTTGGGGGCTCGGGCAAATAAAACGGGCTCAGCAATTGCCTCGACTTTGCCTTCGGTTTACTTTGTAGGAACCtctcattgttgttgtttacttGGCGGTTTCTTTTGTTGCCTTTGATTTCGGGGCAACGAGCCCCATTTTTGCTGGAATTGAATTCCCTGATTGCGATACTGAGGCTAAGCCTTTTTCCTGCTgctatttattttagtttttcgaGGGGCATGGAAGTTTAAATGGTGGTTCGTTCCGGGAAATGCAAACaagtacaaaaatttcaaGCAACAAAACAGCAAGggtaaacaaaaccaaaattaCTGAAACTCGTTCAAAGTTTAAGATAACTAAAAGTTTCTGCCTGGTATAGCactgaaaaattaaatgtaaacATGTCCAAAATTATATCTCTATTTCAATACCAAATATTTTCGAACCGAACCTCTTTCTTTTTACAAAAATCTCTTAGCTCCCATCGTTCGGTTAATTATTTCCACTTGAGTAGGTTTTTTTAGAAGCATCATCTGAGAATCTCTTGTTCGTGTTCTTTGCTTCATTAACAGCTCTTTGTTCCCAGAAGCTTGTAAATTAAACATCAAAAGGCTTGACCACAAAGGAAAGGAAAAGAGCAAAGAAAGTCTGGGACTCCACCTTCTCTTCCAGAACATTCATCTCGACAGTCATTTGTGTtcgatgctgctgccgctgtttGGCAAATTAACAACATACATCATTGACCTGTAATCCGGCAAGCAGACAGCGCCGGAGTGGCAGCCGTTCCCGGATCCGGCTCGTACTCGTTTCCGTACATAAAGCCGTGGTGGATGCCAAGTTGTCTGTTGCCCTTTTGTGTCCATTTTTTTTCACACATCCGACAGATAAAATTCAAGAAGACAATGCAAAAAGGATAGGACTACTACACTTAACATTtaagaaaactaaaaattttattttataattcatgagcatatttaatattttttcaaccGATATCAAAAAGGCCTAAGCTCAGAGTTTCCTAATACTGATACCTATCATGCCCAGATCAGTCGGAAACTGGAAACGTCCAAACTATGAGgatgaaatacaaaaatgttAACAATATGTTAACCCAAGCGGAAATATCACTTACGGGCTACACGAATTCGGACAGAAAGCGTCTGACTTTCG of the Drosophila ananassae strain 14024-0371.13 chromosome 2R, ASM1763931v2, whole genome shotgun sequence genome contains:
- the LOC116655866 gene encoding uncharacterized protein LOC116655866 — protein: MNFATSSILLLLGLVLGAVNAQPPTREETSRDKACGPGRYYSEARHTCLPF